Proteins encoded in a region of the Quercus lobata isolate SW786 chromosome 8, ValleyOak3.0 Primary Assembly, whole genome shotgun sequence genome:
- the LOC115955671 gene encoding uncharacterized protein LOC115955671 isoform X1, with protein sequence MDSQCMPSSPSLHPKIHRNAKLNPSWEAIHLRRRTICFKSRISYYTCFCLHKQEQNSFFTRKPNARKAKKYFSQLREEPSKVAKKKGTIAGAVALIIGTSIGSGILALPKKASPAGLVPSSITMIICWAFLLIEALLLVEVNVALRKKKIKNEEEDELEVISIRTMAQETLGEWGGTLATVTYVFLGYTSVIAYSSKSGDIIFHLINLPASISGILFTSVFTMLISIGGTRATDQANRWLTTSMIGLLLAIEVLAVVSGGWAGLGGSGDWGKVPATIPVIIFSLVYHDLAPVLCAYLGGDLTRIRTSVLLGSLVPLLALLVWDAVALGLSAQSDQVVDPVELLMRVKWSGVSIMVEAFSLLAVGTSLIGTLLSFFEFFKEQLNNFTWQFPSTQLPQVAFIPLGNKLFGLRKWWGRNKSFTAMTMAVTPALFVSSTVPDAFSSATDIAGGYCMTILFGVLPPAMAWAMLNREAEDPEQKAFSKARPLLLGVGLFACCIVIEQILQDILLFGS encoded by the exons atGGATTCACAGTGCATGCCTTCATCTCCCTCTCTACATCCCAAAATCCACAGAAATGCAAAACTAAATCCATCATGGGAAGCAATTCATCTAAGGAGAAGAACAATTTGCTTCAAATCCAGGAT CAGTTACTACACTTGCTTCTGCCTCCATAAGCAAGAGCAAAATTCATTCTTTACTAGGAAACCTAATGCTAGAAAGGCAAAGAAATATTTCTCACAATTGAGAGAAGAGCCTAGCAAGGTAGCTAAGAAGAAGGGAACTATTGCTGGCGCTGTTGCTCTCATTATAGGAACTAGTATTGGTTCAGGGATACTTGCACTCCCAAAGAAAGCTTCCCCTGCA GGACTGGTTCCAAGTTCAATAACAATGATAATATGTTGGGCATTTCTTCTAATTGAAGCACTTTTACTTGTTGAAGTCAATGTGGCTCTAcggaagaagaaaataaaaaatgaggaagAGGATGAACTGGAGGTCATTTCTATTAGGACCATGGCCCAAGAAACACTAGGAGAGTGGGGTGGAACTCTAGCCACTGTGACCTATGTATTCTTGGGGTACACTTCCGTGATTGCCTATAGTTCCAAGTCCGGCGATATCATTTTCCATTTGATCAATCTTCCGGCCTCAATTTCAGGCATTCTCTTCACTTCGGTCTTCACCATGCTCATCTCCATTGGTGGGACTCGTGCCACTGATCAAGCCAACCGGTGGCTCACTACTTCCATGATAG GTCTGCTTCTAGCAATTGAGGTGTTAGCAGTTGTCTCTGGAGGGTGGGCTGGATTGGGGGGAAGTGGTGACTGGGGAAAAGTTCCAGCTACAATTCCtgtcattattttttccttGGTATATCATGATCTTGCACCTG TTCTTTGTGCTTATTTGGGTGGTGATCTTACACGCATAAGGACTTCAGTCTTGCTTGGTAGTCTTGTTCCATTGCTGGCATTGCTTGTTTGGGATGCAGTAGCACTTGGCCTCTCAGCACAGTCCGACCAAGTTGTTGACCCTGTTGAATTGCTCATGAG GGTGAAATGGAGTGGTGTTTCAATTATGGTTGAGGCCTTCTCTCTCTTGGCGGTTGGGACATCACTAATTGGCACACTCTTGAGcttctttgagttttttaaGGAGCAACTTAATAACTTCACATGGCAATTTCCCTCAACACAACTACCACAAGTAGCCTTCATACCCTTA GGAAACAAGCTTTTTGGACTGAGAAAATGGTGGGGAAGGAATAAAAGCTTCACAGCAATGACAATGGCTGTCACTCCAGCTCTTTTTGTGTCATCTACTGTTCCAGATGCATTCTCATCTGCTACTGACATTGCT GGGGGCTACTGTATGACAATTCTTTTTGGAGTTCTTCCACCGGCAATGGCGTGGGCAATGCTAAACAGAGAAGCTGAGGATCCTGAACAAAAGGCATTTTCAAAAGCTAGACCTTTACTCCTAGGAGTAGGACTATTTGCATGTTGCATAGTGATAGAGCAAATCTTGCAGGATATCCTATTATTTGGCTCCTAG
- the LOC115955671 gene encoding uncharacterized protein LOC115955671 isoform X2 has product MDSQCMPSSPSLHPKIHRNAKLNPSWEAIHLRRRTICFKSRIYYTCFCLHKQEQNSFFTRKPNARKAKKYFSQLREEPSKVAKKKGTIAGAVALIIGTSIGSGILALPKKASPAGLVPSSITMIICWAFLLIEALLLVEVNVALRKKKIKNEEEDELEVISIRTMAQETLGEWGGTLATVTYVFLGYTSVIAYSSKSGDIIFHLINLPASISGILFTSVFTMLISIGGTRATDQANRWLTTSMIGLLLAIEVLAVVSGGWAGLGGSGDWGKVPATIPVIIFSLVYHDLAPVLCAYLGGDLTRIRTSVLLGSLVPLLALLVWDAVALGLSAQSDQVVDPVELLMRVKWSGVSIMVEAFSLLAVGTSLIGTLLSFFEFFKEQLNNFTWQFPSTQLPQVAFIPLGNKLFGLRKWWGRNKSFTAMTMAVTPALFVSSTVPDAFSSATDIAGGYCMTILFGVLPPAMAWAMLNREAEDPEQKAFSKARPLLLGVGLFACCIVIEQILQDILLFGS; this is encoded by the exons atGGATTCACAGTGCATGCCTTCATCTCCCTCTCTACATCCCAAAATCCACAGAAATGCAAAACTAAATCCATCATGGGAAGCAATTCATCTAAGGAGAAGAACAATTTGCTTCAAATCCAGGAT TTACTACACTTGCTTCTGCCTCCATAAGCAAGAGCAAAATTCATTCTTTACTAGGAAACCTAATGCTAGAAAGGCAAAGAAATATTTCTCACAATTGAGAGAAGAGCCTAGCAAGGTAGCTAAGAAGAAGGGAACTATTGCTGGCGCTGTTGCTCTCATTATAGGAACTAGTATTGGTTCAGGGATACTTGCACTCCCAAAGAAAGCTTCCCCTGCA GGACTGGTTCCAAGTTCAATAACAATGATAATATGTTGGGCATTTCTTCTAATTGAAGCACTTTTACTTGTTGAAGTCAATGTGGCTCTAcggaagaagaaaataaaaaatgaggaagAGGATGAACTGGAGGTCATTTCTATTAGGACCATGGCCCAAGAAACACTAGGAGAGTGGGGTGGAACTCTAGCCACTGTGACCTATGTATTCTTGGGGTACACTTCCGTGATTGCCTATAGTTCCAAGTCCGGCGATATCATTTTCCATTTGATCAATCTTCCGGCCTCAATTTCAGGCATTCTCTTCACTTCGGTCTTCACCATGCTCATCTCCATTGGTGGGACTCGTGCCACTGATCAAGCCAACCGGTGGCTCACTACTTCCATGATAG GTCTGCTTCTAGCAATTGAGGTGTTAGCAGTTGTCTCTGGAGGGTGGGCTGGATTGGGGGGAAGTGGTGACTGGGGAAAAGTTCCAGCTACAATTCCtgtcattattttttccttGGTATATCATGATCTTGCACCTG TTCTTTGTGCTTATTTGGGTGGTGATCTTACACGCATAAGGACTTCAGTCTTGCTTGGTAGTCTTGTTCCATTGCTGGCATTGCTTGTTTGGGATGCAGTAGCACTTGGCCTCTCAGCACAGTCCGACCAAGTTGTTGACCCTGTTGAATTGCTCATGAG GGTGAAATGGAGTGGTGTTTCAATTATGGTTGAGGCCTTCTCTCTCTTGGCGGTTGGGACATCACTAATTGGCACACTCTTGAGcttctttgagttttttaaGGAGCAACTTAATAACTTCACATGGCAATTTCCCTCAACACAACTACCACAAGTAGCCTTCATACCCTTA GGAAACAAGCTTTTTGGACTGAGAAAATGGTGGGGAAGGAATAAAAGCTTCACAGCAATGACAATGGCTGTCACTCCAGCTCTTTTTGTGTCATCTACTGTTCCAGATGCATTCTCATCTGCTACTGACATTGCT GGGGGCTACTGTATGACAATTCTTTTTGGAGTTCTTCCACCGGCAATGGCGTGGGCAATGCTAAACAGAGAAGCTGAGGATCCTGAACAAAAGGCATTTTCAAAAGCTAGACCTTTACTCCTAGGAGTAGGACTATTTGCATGTTGCATAGTGATAGAGCAAATCTTGCAGGATATCCTATTATTTGGCTCCTAG
- the LOC115955671 gene encoding uncharacterized protein LOC115955671 isoform X6, with amino-acid sequence MDSQCMPSSPSLHPKIHRNAKLNPSWEAIHLRRRTICFKSRISYYTCFCLHKQEQNSFFTRKPNARKAKKYFSQLREEPSKGLVPSSITMIICWAFLLIEALLLVEVNVALRKKKIKNEEEDELEVISIRTMAQETLGEWGGTLATVTYVFLGYTSVIAYSSKSGDIIFHLINLPASISGILFTSVFTMLISIGGTRATDQANRWLTTSMIGLLLAIEVLAVVSGGWAGLGGSGDWGKVPATIPVIIFSLVYHDLAPVLCAYLGGDLTRIRTSVLLGSLVPLLALLVWDAVALGLSAQSDQVVDPVELLMRVKWSGVSIMVEAFSLLAVGTSLIGTLLSFFEFFKEQLNNFTWQFPSTQLPQVAFIPLGNKLFGLRKWWGRNKSFTAMTMAVTPALFVSSTVPDAFSSATDIAGGYCMTILFGVLPPAMAWAMLNREAEDPEQKAFSKARPLLLGVGLFACCIVIEQILQDILLFGS; translated from the exons atGGATTCACAGTGCATGCCTTCATCTCCCTCTCTACATCCCAAAATCCACAGAAATGCAAAACTAAATCCATCATGGGAAGCAATTCATCTAAGGAGAAGAACAATTTGCTTCAAATCCAGGAT CAGTTACTACACTTGCTTCTGCCTCCATAAGCAAGAGCAAAATTCATTCTTTACTAGGAAACCTAATGCTAGAAAGGCAAAGAAATATTTCTCACAATTGAGAGAAGAGCCTAGCAAG GGACTGGTTCCAAGTTCAATAACAATGATAATATGTTGGGCATTTCTTCTAATTGAAGCACTTTTACTTGTTGAAGTCAATGTGGCTCTAcggaagaagaaaataaaaaatgaggaagAGGATGAACTGGAGGTCATTTCTATTAGGACCATGGCCCAAGAAACACTAGGAGAGTGGGGTGGAACTCTAGCCACTGTGACCTATGTATTCTTGGGGTACACTTCCGTGATTGCCTATAGTTCCAAGTCCGGCGATATCATTTTCCATTTGATCAATCTTCCGGCCTCAATTTCAGGCATTCTCTTCACTTCGGTCTTCACCATGCTCATCTCCATTGGTGGGACTCGTGCCACTGATCAAGCCAACCGGTGGCTCACTACTTCCATGATAG GTCTGCTTCTAGCAATTGAGGTGTTAGCAGTTGTCTCTGGAGGGTGGGCTGGATTGGGGGGAAGTGGTGACTGGGGAAAAGTTCCAGCTACAATTCCtgtcattattttttccttGGTATATCATGATCTTGCACCTG TTCTTTGTGCTTATTTGGGTGGTGATCTTACACGCATAAGGACTTCAGTCTTGCTTGGTAGTCTTGTTCCATTGCTGGCATTGCTTGTTTGGGATGCAGTAGCACTTGGCCTCTCAGCACAGTCCGACCAAGTTGTTGACCCTGTTGAATTGCTCATGAG GGTGAAATGGAGTGGTGTTTCAATTATGGTTGAGGCCTTCTCTCTCTTGGCGGTTGGGACATCACTAATTGGCACACTCTTGAGcttctttgagttttttaaGGAGCAACTTAATAACTTCACATGGCAATTTCCCTCAACACAACTACCACAAGTAGCCTTCATACCCTTA GGAAACAAGCTTTTTGGACTGAGAAAATGGTGGGGAAGGAATAAAAGCTTCACAGCAATGACAATGGCTGTCACTCCAGCTCTTTTTGTGTCATCTACTGTTCCAGATGCATTCTCATCTGCTACTGACATTGCT GGGGGCTACTGTATGACAATTCTTTTTGGAGTTCTTCCACCGGCAATGGCGTGGGCAATGCTAAACAGAGAAGCTGAGGATCCTGAACAAAAGGCATTTTCAAAAGCTAGACCTTTACTCCTAGGAGTAGGACTATTTGCATGTTGCATAGTGATAGAGCAAATCTTGCAGGATATCCTATTATTTGGCTCCTAG
- the LOC115955671 gene encoding uncharacterized protein LOC115955671 isoform X5: MDSQCMPSSPSLHPKIHRNAKLNPSWEAIHLRRRTICFKSRISYYTCFCLHKQEQNSFFTRKPNARKAKKYFSQLREEPSKVAKKKGTIAGAVALIIGTSIGSGILALPKKASPAGLVPSSITMIICWAFLLIEALLLVEVNVALRKKKIKNEEEDELEVISIRTMAQETLGEWGGTLATVTYVFLGYTSVIAYSSKSGDIIFHLINLPASISGILFTSVFTMLISIGGTRATDQANRWLTTSMIGLLLAIEVLAVVSGGWAGLGGSGDWGKVPATIPVIIFSLVYHDLAPVLCAYLGGDLTRIRTSVLLGSLVPLLALLVWDAVALGLSAQSDQVVDPVELLMRVKWSGVSIMVEAFSLLAVGTSLIGTLLSFFEFFKEQLNNFTWQFPSTQLPQGNKLFGLRKWWGRNKSFTAMTMAVTPALFVSSTVPDAFSSATDIAGGYCMTILFGVLPPAMAWAMLNREAEDPEQKAFSKARPLLLGVGLFACCIVIEQILQDILLFGS; encoded by the exons atGGATTCACAGTGCATGCCTTCATCTCCCTCTCTACATCCCAAAATCCACAGAAATGCAAAACTAAATCCATCATGGGAAGCAATTCATCTAAGGAGAAGAACAATTTGCTTCAAATCCAGGAT CAGTTACTACACTTGCTTCTGCCTCCATAAGCAAGAGCAAAATTCATTCTTTACTAGGAAACCTAATGCTAGAAAGGCAAAGAAATATTTCTCACAATTGAGAGAAGAGCCTAGCAAGGTAGCTAAGAAGAAGGGAACTATTGCTGGCGCTGTTGCTCTCATTATAGGAACTAGTATTGGTTCAGGGATACTTGCACTCCCAAAGAAAGCTTCCCCTGCA GGACTGGTTCCAAGTTCAATAACAATGATAATATGTTGGGCATTTCTTCTAATTGAAGCACTTTTACTTGTTGAAGTCAATGTGGCTCTAcggaagaagaaaataaaaaatgaggaagAGGATGAACTGGAGGTCATTTCTATTAGGACCATGGCCCAAGAAACACTAGGAGAGTGGGGTGGAACTCTAGCCACTGTGACCTATGTATTCTTGGGGTACACTTCCGTGATTGCCTATAGTTCCAAGTCCGGCGATATCATTTTCCATTTGATCAATCTTCCGGCCTCAATTTCAGGCATTCTCTTCACTTCGGTCTTCACCATGCTCATCTCCATTGGTGGGACTCGTGCCACTGATCAAGCCAACCGGTGGCTCACTACTTCCATGATAG GTCTGCTTCTAGCAATTGAGGTGTTAGCAGTTGTCTCTGGAGGGTGGGCTGGATTGGGGGGAAGTGGTGACTGGGGAAAAGTTCCAGCTACAATTCCtgtcattattttttccttGGTATATCATGATCTTGCACCTG TTCTTTGTGCTTATTTGGGTGGTGATCTTACACGCATAAGGACTTCAGTCTTGCTTGGTAGTCTTGTTCCATTGCTGGCATTGCTTGTTTGGGATGCAGTAGCACTTGGCCTCTCAGCACAGTCCGACCAAGTTGTTGACCCTGTTGAATTGCTCATGAG GGTGAAATGGAGTGGTGTTTCAATTATGGTTGAGGCCTTCTCTCTCTTGGCGGTTGGGACATCACTAATTGGCACACTCTTGAGcttctttgagttttttaaGGAGCAACTTAATAACTTCACATGGCAATTTCCCTCAACACAACTACCACAA GGAAACAAGCTTTTTGGACTGAGAAAATGGTGGGGAAGGAATAAAAGCTTCACAGCAATGACAATGGCTGTCACTCCAGCTCTTTTTGTGTCATCTACTGTTCCAGATGCATTCTCATCTGCTACTGACATTGCT GGGGGCTACTGTATGACAATTCTTTTTGGAGTTCTTCCACCGGCAATGGCGTGGGCAATGCTAAACAGAGAAGCTGAGGATCCTGAACAAAAGGCATTTTCAAAAGCTAGACCTTTACTCCTAGGAGTAGGACTATTTGCATGTTGCATAGTGATAGAGCAAATCTTGCAGGATATCCTATTATTTGGCTCCTAG
- the LOC115955671 gene encoding uncharacterized protein LOC115955671 isoform X4, whose translation MDSQCMPSSPSLHPKIHRNAKLNPSWEAIHLRRRTICFKSRISYYTCFCLHKQEQNSFFTRKPNARKAKKYFSQLREEPSKVAKKKGTIAGAVALIIGTSIGSGILALPKKASPAGLVPSSITMIICWAFLLIEALLLVEVNVALRKKKIKNEEEDELEVISIRTMAQETLGEWGGTLATVTYVFLGYTSVIAYSSKSGDIIFHLINLPASISGILFTSVFTMLISIGGTRATDQANRWLTTSMIGLLLAIEVLAVVSGGWAGLGGSGDWGKVPATIPVIIFSLVYHDLAPVLCAYLGGDLTRIRTSVLLGSLVPLLALLVWDAVALGLSAQSDQVVDPVELLMRVKWSGVSIMVEAFSLLAVGTSLIGTLLSFFEFFKEQLNNFTWQFPSTQLPQQGNKLFGLRKWWGRNKSFTAMTMAVTPALFVSSTVPDAFSSATDIAGGYCMTILFGVLPPAMAWAMLNREAEDPEQKAFSKARPLLLGVGLFACCIVIEQILQDILLFGS comes from the exons atGGATTCACAGTGCATGCCTTCATCTCCCTCTCTACATCCCAAAATCCACAGAAATGCAAAACTAAATCCATCATGGGAAGCAATTCATCTAAGGAGAAGAACAATTTGCTTCAAATCCAGGAT CAGTTACTACACTTGCTTCTGCCTCCATAAGCAAGAGCAAAATTCATTCTTTACTAGGAAACCTAATGCTAGAAAGGCAAAGAAATATTTCTCACAATTGAGAGAAGAGCCTAGCAAGGTAGCTAAGAAGAAGGGAACTATTGCTGGCGCTGTTGCTCTCATTATAGGAACTAGTATTGGTTCAGGGATACTTGCACTCCCAAAGAAAGCTTCCCCTGCA GGACTGGTTCCAAGTTCAATAACAATGATAATATGTTGGGCATTTCTTCTAATTGAAGCACTTTTACTTGTTGAAGTCAATGTGGCTCTAcggaagaagaaaataaaaaatgaggaagAGGATGAACTGGAGGTCATTTCTATTAGGACCATGGCCCAAGAAACACTAGGAGAGTGGGGTGGAACTCTAGCCACTGTGACCTATGTATTCTTGGGGTACACTTCCGTGATTGCCTATAGTTCCAAGTCCGGCGATATCATTTTCCATTTGATCAATCTTCCGGCCTCAATTTCAGGCATTCTCTTCACTTCGGTCTTCACCATGCTCATCTCCATTGGTGGGACTCGTGCCACTGATCAAGCCAACCGGTGGCTCACTACTTCCATGATAG GTCTGCTTCTAGCAATTGAGGTGTTAGCAGTTGTCTCTGGAGGGTGGGCTGGATTGGGGGGAAGTGGTGACTGGGGAAAAGTTCCAGCTACAATTCCtgtcattattttttccttGGTATATCATGATCTTGCACCTG TTCTTTGTGCTTATTTGGGTGGTGATCTTACACGCATAAGGACTTCAGTCTTGCTTGGTAGTCTTGTTCCATTGCTGGCATTGCTTGTTTGGGATGCAGTAGCACTTGGCCTCTCAGCACAGTCCGACCAAGTTGTTGACCCTGTTGAATTGCTCATGAG GGTGAAATGGAGTGGTGTTTCAATTATGGTTGAGGCCTTCTCTCTCTTGGCGGTTGGGACATCACTAATTGGCACACTCTTGAGcttctttgagttttttaaGGAGCAACTTAATAACTTCACATGGCAATTTCCCTCAACACAACTACCACAA CAGGGAAACAAGCTTTTTGGACTGAGAAAATGGTGGGGAAGGAATAAAAGCTTCACAGCAATGACAATGGCTGTCACTCCAGCTCTTTTTGTGTCATCTACTGTTCCAGATGCATTCTCATCTGCTACTGACATTGCT GGGGGCTACTGTATGACAATTCTTTTTGGAGTTCTTCCACCGGCAATGGCGTGGGCAATGCTAAACAGAGAAGCTGAGGATCCTGAACAAAAGGCATTTTCAAAAGCTAGACCTTTACTCCTAGGAGTAGGACTATTTGCATGTTGCATAGTGATAGAGCAAATCTTGCAGGATATCCTATTATTTGGCTCCTAG
- the LOC115955671 gene encoding uncharacterized protein LOC115955671 isoform X3, with translation MDSQCMPSSPSLHPKIHRNAKLNPSWEAIHLRRRTICFKSRISYYTCFCLHKQEQNSFFTRKPNARKAKKYFSQLREEPSKVAKKKGTIAGAVALIIGTSIGSGILALPKKASPAGLVPSSITMIICWAFLLIEALLLVEVNVALRKKKIKNEEEDELEVISIRTMAQETLGEWGGTLATVTYVFLGYTSVIAYSSKSGDIIFHLINLPASISGILFTSVFTMLISIGGTRATDQANRWLTTSIGLLLAIEVLAVVSGGWAGLGGSGDWGKVPATIPVIIFSLVYHDLAPVLCAYLGGDLTRIRTSVLLGSLVPLLALLVWDAVALGLSAQSDQVVDPVELLMRVKWSGVSIMVEAFSLLAVGTSLIGTLLSFFEFFKEQLNNFTWQFPSTQLPQVAFIPLGNKLFGLRKWWGRNKSFTAMTMAVTPALFVSSTVPDAFSSATDIAGGYCMTILFGVLPPAMAWAMLNREAEDPEQKAFSKARPLLLGVGLFACCIVIEQILQDILLFGS, from the exons atGGATTCACAGTGCATGCCTTCATCTCCCTCTCTACATCCCAAAATCCACAGAAATGCAAAACTAAATCCATCATGGGAAGCAATTCATCTAAGGAGAAGAACAATTTGCTTCAAATCCAGGAT CAGTTACTACACTTGCTTCTGCCTCCATAAGCAAGAGCAAAATTCATTCTTTACTAGGAAACCTAATGCTAGAAAGGCAAAGAAATATTTCTCACAATTGAGAGAAGAGCCTAGCAAGGTAGCTAAGAAGAAGGGAACTATTGCTGGCGCTGTTGCTCTCATTATAGGAACTAGTATTGGTTCAGGGATACTTGCACTCCCAAAGAAAGCTTCCCCTGCA GGACTGGTTCCAAGTTCAATAACAATGATAATATGTTGGGCATTTCTTCTAATTGAAGCACTTTTACTTGTTGAAGTCAATGTGGCTCTAcggaagaagaaaataaaaaatgaggaagAGGATGAACTGGAGGTCATTTCTATTAGGACCATGGCCCAAGAAACACTAGGAGAGTGGGGTGGAACTCTAGCCACTGTGACCTATGTATTCTTGGGGTACACTTCCGTGATTGCCTATAGTTCCAAGTCCGGCGATATCATTTTCCATTTGATCAATCTTCCGGCCTCAATTTCAGGCATTCTCTTCACTTCGGTCTTCACCATGCTCATCTCCATTGGTGGGACTCGTGCCACTGATCAAGCCAACCGGTGGCTCACTACTTCCAT AGGTCTGCTTCTAGCAATTGAGGTGTTAGCAGTTGTCTCTGGAGGGTGGGCTGGATTGGGGGGAAGTGGTGACTGGGGAAAAGTTCCAGCTACAATTCCtgtcattattttttccttGGTATATCATGATCTTGCACCTG TTCTTTGTGCTTATTTGGGTGGTGATCTTACACGCATAAGGACTTCAGTCTTGCTTGGTAGTCTTGTTCCATTGCTGGCATTGCTTGTTTGGGATGCAGTAGCACTTGGCCTCTCAGCACAGTCCGACCAAGTTGTTGACCCTGTTGAATTGCTCATGAG GGTGAAATGGAGTGGTGTTTCAATTATGGTTGAGGCCTTCTCTCTCTTGGCGGTTGGGACATCACTAATTGGCACACTCTTGAGcttctttgagttttttaaGGAGCAACTTAATAACTTCACATGGCAATTTCCCTCAACACAACTACCACAAGTAGCCTTCATACCCTTA GGAAACAAGCTTTTTGGACTGAGAAAATGGTGGGGAAGGAATAAAAGCTTCACAGCAATGACAATGGCTGTCACTCCAGCTCTTTTTGTGTCATCTACTGTTCCAGATGCATTCTCATCTGCTACTGACATTGCT GGGGGCTACTGTATGACAATTCTTTTTGGAGTTCTTCCACCGGCAATGGCGTGGGCAATGCTAAACAGAGAAGCTGAGGATCCTGAACAAAAGGCATTTTCAAAAGCTAGACCTTTACTCCTAGGAGTAGGACTATTTGCATGTTGCATAGTGATAGAGCAAATCTTGCAGGATATCCTATTATTTGGCTCCTAG